Proteins from a genomic interval of Rubinisphaera italica:
- a CDS encoding serine/threonine-protein kinase, whose protein sequence is MSSDVTPATQSADFKTVLTPLDPHNEATRIESNSTAKHLTRQHERDLAFALSAIETGHLTQKQIAGLVKDWTIHGDLSLSEHLTAKAALTPEECLALEELAEQKLQRSQSRARSDQNSSSLSPKELLIKHLDQNGKIAECLGLSFSAVDDLDSPTRVTNSEFRLLKKLGQGGLGIVWLARDENLKRLVAIKEILRSSHENSPEVRRFRREAEITGRLEHPSIVPIHQFGTDQQSEQPFYVMRYIGKRTLENAIDEFHERRLAGQKDHLQLHYLLTSFVSICQAIAYAHSKNVIHRDLKPENVVLDSYGQVIVLDWGLAKLTGELDLIESCENFLNSGYNLSEQTQDGQILGTPMYMSPEQATGRLDDINETTDVYGLGAILFSILTGFAPHDRIQGNVSSRSTMSELLRSIVSQEPPAASSLNPDTPPELEAICSKALSVKSYNRYQSAAELAEEIQRWMAGEPVSAYIEPWKTRTARWIGNHRLLSQICAALLTILVVSGVTFGIATRNTMEVERHARFEALKSQSHQLVSKVESRSEELVKNVRFMSTLPPIEGIIQARSEDKPEEAESEEIWVKRLQSIYMGLLEANPQYLSVSFWVIDPENSEQSTIPLVRVERRRALGSRVHIVPTARLQPVTETPVLRTIRSMQPEDVYQEEITQQEINGVPSTSSSVIISGTPVYDQKTGTLFGIVTIEIDLETGLRALLEGFVQQGQHAYVINSSQRILLYLDPQGQFQVATRGMSSEVLPADIQKYLQNDNAPDMFTDGNLVVAQKIRLNDTPNSKWLCFLLISE, encoded by the coding sequence CTTTGTCGGCTATTGAGACTGGGCATCTCACTCAAAAGCAAATCGCCGGATTAGTAAAAGACTGGACGATTCATGGTGATTTGTCACTTTCTGAACATCTCACCGCTAAAGCAGCACTCACTCCTGAAGAGTGCCTGGCACTGGAAGAGTTGGCCGAACAGAAACTTCAACGCAGCCAATCGCGTGCAAGGAGCGACCAAAACTCTTCTTCTCTTTCGCCGAAAGAATTGTTGATCAAGCATCTTGATCAAAATGGAAAGATTGCGGAGTGTCTTGGATTGAGCTTCAGTGCGGTTGACGATCTCGATTCGCCAACGAGAGTAACCAACTCCGAATTTCGACTATTGAAAAAGTTGGGCCAGGGAGGTCTTGGGATTGTCTGGCTTGCTCGCGACGAAAATCTGAAGCGTCTTGTGGCGATCAAGGAAATCCTGCGTAGCAGTCATGAGAACTCCCCAGAGGTTCGAAGATTTCGTCGGGAGGCAGAAATCACAGGACGACTCGAACATCCCAGCATCGTTCCCATTCATCAATTCGGTACCGATCAGCAAAGCGAACAACCATTTTATGTAATGCGTTACATTGGTAAGCGAACTCTTGAAAATGCGATCGATGAATTTCACGAAAGACGACTTGCCGGACAGAAAGATCACCTGCAACTGCACTACCTGCTGACATCGTTTGTTTCAATCTGTCAGGCCATCGCGTATGCACATTCAAAAAATGTGATCCATCGTGATCTGAAGCCGGAAAACGTCGTACTCGACAGCTACGGACAGGTCATCGTACTCGATTGGGGACTGGCAAAACTTACTGGAGAACTCGACCTTATCGAGAGTTGTGAAAACTTTCTAAATTCAGGATATAACTTAAGTGAGCAGACGCAGGACGGACAGATTCTCGGTACGCCAATGTACATGTCCCCGGAACAGGCGACAGGTCGATTGGACGACATTAACGAGACGACGGATGTGTACGGTCTGGGCGCAATATTATTCTCCATTTTGACCGGTTTTGCCCCGCACGATCGAATTCAGGGAAACGTCAGTTCGAGAAGTACGATGTCTGAACTGCTGCGTTCAATCGTAAGTCAGGAACCACCTGCTGCGAGCAGTCTCAATCCGGATACACCACCGGAACTCGAAGCGATTTGTTCCAAAGCTCTCTCTGTTAAATCCTATAATAGATATCAGTCCGCTGCTGAGCTGGCTGAGGAAATTCAACGTTGGATGGCGGGGGAGCCGGTGAGTGCGTATATCGAACCCTGGAAAACTCGTACCGCCCGTTGGATCGGCAATCATCGCCTGCTTTCACAAATCTGCGCAGCCTTGCTGACGATCCTTGTAGTGAGTGGTGTCACCTTTGGGATCGCGACACGAAACACAATGGAAGTCGAGCGTCATGCTCGATTCGAAGCTTTAAAGTCACAGTCACATCAATTGGTGTCGAAAGTTGAATCTCGAAGTGAAGAGTTGGTCAAGAATGTCAGATTCATGTCGACCCTACCTCCGATTGAAGGTATTATTCAGGCACGTTCAGAAGACAAACCGGAAGAGGCAGAATCAGAGGAAATCTGGGTCAAACGACTGCAGAGTATTTATATGGGTTTATTAGAAGCCAACCCACAATACCTCTCTGTTTCTTTTTGGGTCATCGATCCGGAAAATAGCGAGCAGAGCACAATACCGCTTGTCCGAGTAGAACGTAGACGGGCTCTCGGAAGTCGGGTACACATTGTTCCAACTGCAAGATTGCAACCCGTCACAGAGACGCCTGTTCTCAGAACGATTCGGAGCATGCAACCTGAAGACGTTTATCAGGAAGAAATCACCCAACAGGAAATCAATGGGGTCCCGTCCACCTCTAGCAGCGTGATCATTAGTGGAACTCCAGTTTATGATCAAAAAACGGGAACTCTCTTTGGGATCGTTACTATTGAAATCGACCTTGAAACAGGACTACGCGCTTTACTGGAAGGATTCGTTCAGCAGGGGCAGCATGCATATGTGATCAACAGTAGCCAACGCATCTTATTGTACCTTGATCCGCAAGGACAATTTCAGGTGGCAACCCGAGGAATGAGTAGTGAAGTCCTGCCTGCGGATATTCAGAAATACCTGCAGAATGACAATGCCCCTGACATGTTTACCGATGGGAACCTTGTTGTGGCTCAGAAAATTCGATTAAACGATACTCCCAATAGCAAATGGCTCTGTTTTCTTCTCATCTCAGAATGA
- a CDS encoding TIGR03067 domain-containing protein: MKLILNILILCLSVCDCHAEDANTKGPSDAASTPKVVDFQFDRIWKPKAAMLQGVLLPKPSVDAITLKIAGDKYEVTITGEEQPDKGMFILDETVTPMRMAIKSVSGPNKGKIILAIYEIKGENAMRVCYDLSGNAFPTEFKASKSSEFYLVGYRRQKAEGPEKAASPWGASESQHVEVH; this comes from the coding sequence ATGAAGCTTATACTGAACATTCTGATCCTATGCCTTTCGGTGTGTGACTGTCATGCTGAGGATGCGAATACAAAAGGCCCCTCAGACGCTGCAAGTACGCCTAAGGTGGTGGACTTTCAGTTTGACAGAATCTGGAAACCTAAAGCAGCGATGCTTCAGGGAGTCCTATTGCCGAAGCCCTCAGTTGATGCCATTACACTCAAAATTGCAGGTGATAAATATGAGGTGACCATCACTGGCGAGGAACAGCCAGACAAGGGCATGTTTATTCTCGACGAAACCGTCACGCCGATGCGTATGGCCATCAAGAGTGTGTCCGGCCCCAACAAGGGGAAAATCATCCTTGCGATTTATGAAATTAAGGGTGAAAACGCGATGCGAGTCTGCTACGACCTCTCTGGCAATGCGTTTCCTACGGAATTCAAGGCATCGAAGAGCTCCGAGTTCTATCTTGTGGGCTATAGGCGACAGAAAGCGGAAGGGCCTGAGAAGGCAGCTTCCCCTTGGGGGGCATCTGAAAGTCAACATGTTGAAGTGCACTGA
- a CDS encoding HEAT repeat domain-containing protein, with amino-acid sequence MLNSLQRNVICFTALFVALCANSLWAFQTPGSSSGQEQQLLAVLQSDAPAAEKALVCKSLAIYGSDAAVPELAKLLPNPQLSSWARIALEAIPGEASNEALRNAADSLKGRLLVGVINSISFRQDEKAVELLIAKLNDSDNEVAAAAAVALGHIGNTDATQALREALASAPVEQRSAIAEGCVLSAERLHNEGNSVEAMEIYDEVRHADVPLQRIIEATRGAILTRKQEGIPLLIETFRSQDKKMFQLALGTAREFPGGEVDQALAEELSKTSPERAALLIQAMADRPETVSLPVVLDAAKQGDKQVRLSALHALQRVGDDTCLSALLAIATDSDEELAAAAQATLAALPGQNVNQRIAEQLPQATGEQYLILLQLIGQRRIDSNVEDVEQALNNPNANVRSAAFIALGEIVSLKKLSVLLSQVVQPGHAEDLPVAKLALKTASVRMPDREACAAELAAAMKDAPVSAQTTLLEILTDVGGSNALQTLASAAKSDEPELQDTASRLLGTWNSVAAAPVLLDLAKTAPAEKYRVRALRGYLGLARKFSMPDDQRTEMCQNAFTATNRISEHRLALDVLQLHPSPSGLKQAIDAMDMPNLKTDATATAMVIAQKLGKKGIKVNQLMSSAGFEKVKLEIVKAEYGAGSQQKDVTDILRKQASDSLLIRLAASGYNASFGGDPAPGVVKQLKIQYRINDKASEATFAENALILLPLPK; translated from the coding sequence ATGCTGAATTCTCTCCAGCGCAATGTCATTTGTTTCACTGCCCTGTTCGTAGCACTATGTGCGAATTCGTTATGGGCATTTCAAACGCCAGGTTCATCGTCTGGACAGGAACAACAGCTGCTGGCTGTGCTTCAATCCGATGCACCAGCTGCGGAAAAGGCTCTCGTGTGCAAGAGCCTGGCGATCTATGGATCTGACGCGGCTGTTCCCGAACTGGCCAAACTCCTTCCAAACCCTCAGCTTTCCTCGTGGGCGAGAATTGCCCTGGAAGCTATCCCCGGCGAAGCCTCAAACGAAGCTCTCAGGAACGCAGCTGATTCATTGAAAGGTCGACTGCTCGTTGGTGTCATCAACTCAATTAGTTTCCGGCAAGACGAGAAAGCCGTTGAGTTACTGATCGCGAAACTCAACGACTCCGACAACGAAGTCGCAGCTGCTGCCGCAGTTGCACTTGGACATATCGGCAATACAGACGCAACCCAGGCACTTCGAGAGGCCTTAGCCTCGGCACCCGTAGAACAGCGATCGGCGATTGCTGAAGGCTGTGTGTTGAGTGCAGAGCGATTACATAACGAGGGCAATTCTGTAGAGGCCATGGAAATCTATGATGAAGTCCGTCATGCAGATGTCCCCCTGCAACGCATCATTGAAGCGACTCGCGGAGCGATCCTGACCCGGAAACAGGAAGGCATCCCATTGTTAATCGAAACCTTCCGTTCGCAGGACAAGAAGATGTTTCAACTGGCATTGGGAACCGCTCGTGAGTTTCCAGGTGGCGAAGTCGATCAGGCCTTAGCTGAAGAATTGTCGAAAACTTCTCCTGAACGGGCTGCGTTACTGATTCAAGCCATGGCAGACCGCCCCGAAACTGTTTCTTTGCCTGTCGTTCTGGACGCTGCGAAACAAGGGGACAAACAGGTTCGCCTGTCTGCTCTTCATGCCCTGCAAAGAGTTGGAGATGATACCTGTCTTTCAGCATTACTGGCCATTGCAACCGATTCCGATGAGGAACTTGCCGCAGCTGCGCAAGCCACTCTCGCTGCTTTGCCGGGACAAAATGTCAACCAGAGAATTGCTGAGCAATTGCCGCAAGCCACAGGCGAACAGTATCTGATTTTACTTCAGTTGATCGGCCAACGACGTATCGACAGCAATGTCGAAGATGTCGAACAGGCCCTGAACAATCCCAACGCGAATGTTCGCAGCGCTGCATTCATTGCTTTAGGTGAAATCGTTTCCCTGAAAAAACTCTCTGTACTTTTGTCACAAGTTGTTCAACCTGGCCACGCAGAAGATTTGCCAGTCGCGAAACTGGCATTGAAAACCGCCAGTGTTCGCATGCCCGATCGTGAAGCCTGTGCTGCAGAATTAGCAGCAGCTATGAAAGATGCACCTGTCTCTGCCCAAACGACCTTGCTGGAAATTCTAACTGATGTCGGTGGCAGCAATGCACTCCAAACGCTTGCCTCGGCTGCCAAAAGTGATGAGCCGGAACTTCAGGATACTGCGAGCCGTTTACTCGGCACATGGAACTCAGTCGCAGCGGCTCCTGTGTTGTTGGATCTGGCAAAGACAGCGCCGGCGGAAAAGTACCGAGTTCGAGCACTGCGCGGCTACCTTGGACTGGCCCGGAAATTTTCCATGCCCGATGATCAGCGAACCGAAATGTGCCAAAATGCGTTCACTGCAACGAATCGTATTTCTGAACACCGCTTGGCACTCGATGTCCTTCAATTACACCCCAGTCCATCCGGATTGAAACAGGCAATTGATGCAATGGATATGCCCAATCTGAAAACCGACGCCACCGCCACAGCGATGGTGATCGCCCAAAAGCTTGGCAAGAAGGGAATCAAAGTCAACCAACTCATGTCCAGCGCCGGGTTCGAGAAGGTGAAGCTGGAAATTGTGAAAGCAGAGTATGGTGCGGGATCTCAACAAAAAGATGTCACCGACATCCTGAGAAAACAGGCAAGCGACTCACTCCTGATCCGACTTGCGGCTTCTGGTTACAATGCCAGCTTCGGCGGCGACCCCGCTCCCGGTGTCGTCAAACAACTGAAAATCCAATACCGCATCAACGACAAAGCCAGCGAAGCCACCTTCGCAGAAAATGCCTTGATTCTTCTTCCGCTTCCTAAGTAA
- a CDS encoding CRTAC1 family protein, giving the protein MTNPNEIVPDTEVDEADDAIIGQAFTYSVVSMFVLMVIAGIVAYFVWPEIPEEVTRTSIIEMPELRDRQESEIPKIPFQDITEEAGIHFRHENGANGEKLLPETMGGGCAFFDCDNDGDQDILLINSKAWKNSPEEMPARTELYLNDGTGRFTEAAEEWNINLELYGMGVACGDYDNDGNTDVYITAVGSNKLLRNTGAAFEDVTEFSGVNGGDEDWSTSAGWFDYDHDGRLDLFVCNYLQWSRESDANQNFQLIGNERAYGRPQYFPGSFSVLYHNEGKGQFRDVSREAGIQITNSTTGKPLGKSLGVTFDDFDGDGFLDIFVSNDTVQNFLFHNQQDGTFSEISIVSGVAYDSNGNARGAMGIDSSRFRNNEEIGIAIGNFANEMTALYVSPEKSLQFNDEAISNGLGPMTRLELTFGIFFFDADLDGRLDLMTANGHLEEDINKVQSSQFYEQPPQLFWNCGPDAISEFVPLRSEKTGKEFSKRLVGRGASYADIDLDGDLDILVTTTGNSPRLLRNNQELANNWIRFELTGTDSNRNAIGAVVKIKTEMETQVRRVMPTRSYLSQVELPVTFGLGTSEQILEAEILWPSGVSEKLNDLQINLIYQITEGDSKLNSPQASTPASNKGKNRSLSLLP; this is encoded by the coding sequence ATGACAAATCCAAACGAAATAGTTCCTGACACTGAAGTTGATGAAGCCGATGATGCTATCATCGGTCAGGCCTTTACCTATTCTGTCGTTTCCATGTTCGTCTTGATGGTGATCGCCGGGATCGTTGCTTATTTTGTCTGGCCGGAGATTCCAGAGGAAGTTACTCGAACTTCAATCATTGAGATGCCGGAATTGCGAGATCGCCAGGAATCGGAAATTCCGAAGATACCGTTTCAGGATATTACAGAAGAAGCCGGAATTCATTTTCGACATGAAAACGGAGCAAACGGAGAGAAACTCCTTCCTGAAACAATGGGAGGAGGTTGCGCATTTTTTGATTGCGACAACGATGGCGACCAGGATATTCTCCTCATCAATTCCAAAGCATGGAAGAATTCCCCGGAGGAAATGCCAGCTCGAACAGAGTTATACCTGAATGATGGGACTGGCCGTTTCACGGAAGCAGCCGAGGAGTGGAATATCAATCTGGAACTTTATGGAATGGGTGTTGCCTGTGGTGATTATGACAACGATGGCAATACCGATGTTTACATCACAGCGGTTGGCTCCAATAAATTGCTGAGAAACACCGGAGCTGCATTTGAAGATGTTACCGAATTCAGTGGAGTCAATGGTGGGGATGAAGACTGGAGCACATCGGCAGGCTGGTTTGATTACGATCATGATGGACGACTCGATTTATTCGTCTGTAATTATTTGCAATGGTCACGTGAGTCCGATGCGAATCAGAATTTTCAACTGATTGGTAATGAGCGGGCTTATGGACGTCCTCAGTATTTTCCGGGTTCTTTTTCCGTTCTATATCACAATGAAGGCAAGGGGCAATTTCGGGATGTCAGTCGGGAAGCAGGAATTCAGATTACGAATTCCACGACAGGGAAACCGCTTGGGAAGTCCCTGGGTGTGACATTTGATGATTTCGATGGCGATGGCTTTCTGGACATTTTTGTTTCTAACGATACCGTGCAGAATTTCTTATTTCACAATCAACAGGATGGAACATTTTCTGAGATTTCCATCGTCTCTGGTGTCGCTTACGATTCCAATGGGAATGCCAGGGGAGCGATGGGCATCGATAGTAGTCGATTTCGGAATAATGAGGAGATCGGAATCGCGATCGGAAATTTTGCCAATGAAATGACGGCTCTGTATGTTTCTCCAGAAAAGAGTTTGCAATTTAATGATGAGGCGATTTCTAATGGACTGGGGCCTATGACTCGACTGGAGCTGACCTTTGGTATCTTCTTTTTCGACGCCGATCTCGATGGAAGGCTCGATTTGATGACCGCGAATGGTCATCTTGAAGAGGACATCAATAAAGTTCAATCGAGTCAGTTTTATGAACAGCCTCCACAGTTGTTCTGGAACTGTGGACCTGATGCGATTTCTGAATTTGTGCCTTTAAGATCAGAGAAGACGGGGAAAGAATTTTCGAAAAGATTGGTTGGGCGAGGAGCAAGTTATGCGGATATCGATCTCGATGGTGATCTCGATATTTTAGTCACGACAACCGGGAATTCTCCCCGCTTGCTACGCAATAATCAGGAATTGGCTAACAACTGGATTCGATTCGAACTGACTGGAACCGATTCCAACCGAAATGCAATTGGAGCCGTCGTGAAAATTAAGACGGAAATGGAGACTCAAGTACGGCGCGTAATGCCAACAAGAAGTTATCTCTCTCAGGTTGAATTGCCGGTGACTTTTGGACTGGGGACATCAGAGCAAATCCTCGAAGCAGAAATTCTCTGGCCGAGTGGAGTTTCAGAAAAATTAAATGATCTGCAAATCAATCTTATCTATCAAATCACCGAAGGCGATTCAAAACTGAATTCACCTCAAGCCTCTACCCCAGCTTCAAATAAGGGAAAGAATCGGAGCCTAAGCCTTCTCCCGTGA
- a CDS encoding multiheme c-type cytochrome, whose translation MPDQNTTNPRNRPAIGKPLRKLYHFVLALCVLIVANSIYLAGVTFLEWFQNEILQNYFYQVMFLCHILLGLILLVPVGLFVGYHWSNTRNRKNRRAVRVGYALTGIVLLLFVSGLLLVRVSGVFELKHPLSRLAIYWLHVGTPLMILWLYWMHRLVGPKFRWNSGARFGIATLALIAGMIALHFQDPRTWQVARPESGTQYFEPSLARTSSGNFIPAKTLMNDEYCKECHADAHKGWEKSAHHFSSFNNPAYLVSIRETRRVAFERDQSVQASRWCAGCHDPVPFFSGAFDDPQFDDVNHATSQAGITCTTCHAITEIPSVRGNADFVIDEPVHYPFAFSENELLQWVNKQLVKAKPEFHKKTFLKPLHQSTEFCSTCHKVSLPIELTKYKEFLRGQNHYDSFFQSGISGHNIRSFYYPPIADQNCNRCHMPLKASNDFGAALFDESNLLKIHDHLFVGANTGLAWLKDNPEIIRAHQEFMKKDVIRLDLFGIREGTSVDANLIAPLRPTVPELEPGNSYLIEMVIRTLRELGHHFTQGTTDSNEIWIEIVVKSGDRIIGHSGGLDEKRRVDPWSHFVNTFMLDREGNRIDRRNAQDIFTPLYSHQIGPGTAQSVHYRIDVPEDVEQPIEVIARLHYRKFDSTYMDIISKSLKPEDAPLRGKEPGEEYLNPLPIITLAEDRIVIPVAGLESPIPEQESSIPTWQRWNDYGIGMLLKGKVELRQAAQAFENVEASGRYDGPLNLARVYFNEGRLDEAVAAVARASTAANPKAPNWTLAWMSGIVNRQQGYLEEAITNLESALYDRTPEMIERGFDFSQDYTVINELAQTYFDMAKRNRGEERRSIREEYLRKSRDEFQKALLLDPENVTSHYGLQLVYAQLGDIKRSEEHMILHTKYKPDDNAKDRAIAAARAKYPAANHASEPVVIYDLQREETKSYTESPKTD comes from the coding sequence ATGCCTGATCAGAATACTACTAATCCCAGGAATCGTCCTGCAATTGGTAAACCATTGCGGAAGCTTTACCATTTTGTCCTGGCCCTATGTGTTCTGATTGTCGCAAATTCGATTTATCTGGCGGGTGTGACATTTCTGGAATGGTTTCAAAATGAAATCCTTCAGAACTACTTTTATCAGGTAATGTTTCTTTGCCATATTCTGCTTGGGCTCATTCTGCTGGTTCCAGTCGGTTTGTTTGTTGGTTATCACTGGAGCAATACCAGGAATCGCAAAAACCGACGAGCCGTTCGTGTCGGATATGCATTAACTGGTATCGTGCTTTTACTATTCGTGAGTGGTCTGCTACTTGTCCGTGTCTCAGGCGTCTTTGAGTTGAAGCATCCGCTGTCTCGCTTAGCGATCTATTGGCTTCACGTTGGGACTCCACTGATGATATTGTGGCTGTACTGGATGCACCGACTGGTTGGTCCGAAATTTCGCTGGAATTCTGGGGCGCGCTTCGGTATCGCAACACTGGCGCTGATTGCCGGGATGATCGCCCTGCATTTTCAGGACCCGCGTACCTGGCAGGTTGCCAGACCGGAAAGTGGGACTCAGTATTTCGAACCCTCGTTAGCTCGAACATCTTCCGGGAATTTCATTCCTGCCAAGACATTGATGAATGATGAATACTGCAAAGAATGCCATGCCGATGCCCACAAAGGCTGGGAAAAGAGCGCTCATCATTTCAGTTCATTTAATAATCCTGCTTATCTGGTCAGTATCCGAGAAACCCGCCGAGTCGCTTTTGAACGGGATCAATCAGTACAGGCTTCTCGCTGGTGCGCAGGATGTCACGATCCTGTCCCATTTTTCAGTGGCGCATTTGACGATCCCCAATTTGATGATGTGAATCATGCGACTTCGCAGGCAGGAATCACTTGTACCACCTGCCATGCGATTACAGAGATCCCCAGTGTTCGCGGTAATGCTGATTTTGTGATTGATGAACCCGTTCATTATCCGTTCGCATTCAGTGAGAACGAACTATTACAGTGGGTCAATAAGCAACTCGTCAAAGCCAAGCCTGAGTTTCATAAGAAAACGTTCCTCAAGCCACTGCACCAATCGACGGAATTCTGTTCAACCTGTCATAAAGTCAGCCTGCCTATTGAACTGACCAAATATAAAGAATTTTTGCGGGGACAGAATCATTACGACTCATTCTTTCAAAGTGGTATTTCCGGGCACAATATCCGCAGCTTTTATTATCCTCCGATTGCGGATCAGAATTGCAATCGTTGCCACATGCCATTGAAAGCTTCAAATGATTTTGGAGCGGCTCTCTTTGATGAGAGCAATCTGTTGAAAATTCATGATCATCTGTTTGTGGGAGCAAATACTGGCCTCGCTTGGCTTAAGGATAATCCGGAAATCATTCGTGCTCATCAAGAGTTTATGAAAAAGGATGTCATTCGTCTGGATCTGTTTGGCATTCGTGAAGGAACTTCAGTCGATGCCAATTTGATTGCACCACTGCGTCCTACTGTTCCTGAACTTGAGCCGGGAAACAGTTATCTGATCGAAATGGTTATTCGAACGCTACGGGAATTGGGACACCATTTCACCCAGGGCACGACGGACTCCAATGAAATCTGGATCGAAATCGTTGTGAAAAGTGGCGATCGAATTATCGGTCACAGTGGTGGGTTGGATGAAAAACGTCGTGTCGATCCGTGGTCACATTTTGTGAATACATTTATGCTCGATCGGGAAGGTAACCGAATTGATCGGCGAAATGCTCAGGATATTTTCACGCCACTTTACAGTCATCAAATTGGTCCCGGGACGGCTCAGTCTGTTCATTATCGCATTGATGTTCCCGAAGATGTCGAACAACCGATCGAAGTCATCGCCAGATTGCATTATCGCAAATTCGATTCAACTTATATGGACATTATTTCCAAGAGCCTGAAACCGGAAGATGCACCGCTGCGAGGCAAAGAGCCCGGCGAGGAGTATTTGAATCCGCTACCGATCATTACTTTGGCCGAAGATCGAATCGTAATCCCTGTTGCAGGTCTGGAGAGTCCGATACCTGAACAGGAATCTTCCATTCCCACCTGGCAACGTTGGAATGATTACGGAATTGGGATGTTACTCAAAGGCAAGGTAGAATTACGGCAGGCGGCTCAAGCCTTTGAGAATGTGGAAGCCAGCGGACGTTACGATGGCCCGCTTAACCTGGCACGTGTCTATTTTAATGAGGGGCGACTCGATGAAGCCGTCGCAGCTGTGGCTAGAGCGTCAACAGCTGCCAATCCGAAAGCTCCCAACTGGACATTGGCCTGGATGAGCGGAATCGTAAACCGCCAGCAAGGTTATTTGGAGGAAGCTATAACAAATCTGGAAAGTGCACTCTACGATAGAACGCCAGAAATGATTGAACGTGGCTTTGATTTCAGTCAGGACTACACGGTGATCAATGAACTGGCACAAACGTATTTTGACATGGCAAAGCGAAACCGCGGTGAGGAGCGTCGATCTATTCGCGAAGAGTATCTCAGGAAGAGCCGAGATGAATTCCAAAAAGCATTATTGCTCGATCCGGAAAACGTGACCTCTCACTACGGTTTGCAACTGGTGTATGCACAACTTGGAGATATTAAACGTTCAGAAGAACATATGATCTTACATACGAAGTATAAACCGGACGATAATGCTAAAGACCGTGCGATTGCAGCAGCCCGTGCAAAATATCCGGCCGCAAATCATGCCTCGGAACCTGTTGTGATTTACGATCTGCAACGTGAGGAAACAAAATCCTATACTGAATCTCCGAAGACTGACTGA
- a CDS encoding Gfo/Idh/MocA family protein produces the protein MEKNRISHSRRQFLGTVTAGSAAVLAPMIVPSSALGRDGAVAPSERIVVGGIGIGRRGGYDLGCFLQQKDVQFVAVADIKAQRQGEVKKIVDTHHGNENCKTYRDFRDVLDRDDIDAVLIATGPNWHATAAMTAAKAGKDMYCEKPVTKNIIQSLILADTMRRTGRVFQAGTQRRNLPHFSFACELARTGKLGKLQKVYAHPAGMQAMMSGWLVPEEVPDQDVVDWDMYLGPAAWRPYNKKLLDGFNFEKGGGFVGAFNGGGVLEWGSHCVDLCQWAVDDSLPPVEYNAPKNGELMARYENGTQLIFREKGWIPLGSCPVRFEGETGWVEAGDSGKLVLSSPELLAGRSVEEIGGYPATFHVRDFLDCVKTRSQPKGNAQAACNAHIACHAANIALLLNRQVKFDNATNTFIDDVEANRLRSEALREPWRL, from the coding sequence ATGGAAAAGAATAGAATTTCACACTCTCGGCGTCAGTTTCTGGGAACAGTTACCGCAGGCAGTGCGGCGGTACTTGCTCCGATGATTGTTCCCTCTTCTGCACTTGGGCGAGACGGGGCTGTTGCTCCCAGCGAACGGATTGTCGTAGGAGGCATCGGTATTGGACGCCGGGGTGGATACGATCTTGGCTGCTTTCTTCAACAGAAAGATGTGCAGTTTGTAGCCGTGGCTGATATCAAAGCACAACGCCAGGGTGAAGTGAAGAAGATAGTTGACACCCATCATGGTAACGAAAACTGCAAAACGTATCGGGACTTTCGCGACGTCCTCGACCGGGATGATATCGATGCCGTGCTGATCGCAACCGGACCGAACTGGCACGCCACGGCAGCGATGACAGCAGCCAAAGCTGGCAAGGACATGTACTGCGAAAAGCCAGTCACGAAGAACATCATTCAAAGTCTGATTCTGGCAGACACAATGCGCAGAACCGGACGAGTCTTTCAGGCAGGAACGCAGCGACGCAATCTGCCTCACTTTTCGTTTGCCTGCGAGTTGGCTCGCACCGGAAAGCTTGGCAAGCTCCAGAAAGTTTACGCGCATCCGGCCGGGATGCAGGCAATGATGAGTGGCTGGCTCGTTCCTGAAGAAGTTCCTGACCAGGATGTGGTCGACTGGGATATGTATCTTGGGCCAGCGGCCTGGCGTCCTTATAACAAGAAGTTGCTGGATGGGTTCAACTTTGAAAAAGGAGGTGGATTCGTCGGAGCCTTCAATGGTGGCGGCGTGTTGGAATGGGGATCACACTGCGTCGATCTGTGTCAATGGGCCGTCGACGATAGTTTGCCACCGGTGGAATACAATGCTCCCAAAAATGGCGAGCTGATGGCTCGTTACGAAAATGGTACGCAATTGATTTTTCGGGAGAAAGGCTGGATTCCGTTGGGATCCTGTCCGGTTCGATTTGAAGGCGAAACCGGCTGGGTGGAAGCGGGCGATAGTGGCAAATTGGTTTTGAGTTCGCCAGAACTACTCGCAGGCAGATCCGTAGAAGAGATCGGTGGCTACCCGGCGACGTTCCACGTGCGCGACTTCCTGGACTGTGTGAAAACTCGCAGCCAACCGAAAGGGAATGCTCAGGCGGCGTGCAACGCTCATATCGCCTGCCATGCGGCAAACATCGCCTTGTTATTGAATCGTCAGGTGAAGTTCGATAACGCAACCAATACTTTTATCGACGACGTCGAAGCGAATCGATTGAGATCCGAAGCACTTCGAGAACCGTGGAGGCTGTAA